In Streptomyces chartreusis, the following proteins share a genomic window:
- a CDS encoding NADP-dependent oxidoreductase, producing MKGISYSRYGGPETLAHGDVRDPRVGPDSVLVKVRAAAVNPVDWKCREGYLDGLIEPVFPVVPGWDVAGVVVQPGASVTEFAVGDEVIGYVREDFLSRGTFAEYVAAPVRTLARKPRNLTWEAAAGLPLVGLTAYQVLTGVLQVKRDETVLVHAAAGGVGSIAVQLARHLGARVIGTASEHNHDFVRGLGGEPVAYGDGLMERVRGLAPEGVNVAFDTVGGDALKASANLLAPEGRLVSIADPDVVDYGGRYYFVRPDAGDLLRLSELAEQGVVSVHVSETFPLERAADAHRLNQEGRTRGKIVVTVDWDTEEASAPDGLWQEREQAE from the coding sequence GGTCGGGCCCGACTCCGTGCTGGTGAAGGTGCGGGCGGCGGCGGTCAACCCGGTCGACTGGAAGTGCCGCGAGGGCTACCTGGACGGGCTGATCGAACCGGTCTTCCCGGTGGTCCCGGGGTGGGACGTCGCGGGCGTCGTGGTCCAGCCCGGCGCGTCCGTCACGGAGTTCGCCGTCGGAGACGAGGTCATCGGATACGTCCGAGAGGACTTCCTGTCCCGGGGCACCTTCGCCGAGTACGTAGCCGCTCCCGTACGCACCCTCGCCCGCAAGCCCCGCAACCTCACCTGGGAGGCCGCGGCCGGGCTGCCCCTGGTGGGGCTTACGGCGTACCAGGTCCTGACCGGGGTGCTCCAGGTCAAGCGGGACGAGACCGTCCTGGTGCACGCCGCGGCGGGCGGGGTCGGCTCGATCGCCGTCCAGCTGGCCCGCCATCTGGGTGCCCGGGTGATCGGCACGGCGAGCGAGCACAACCACGACTTCGTCCGTGGCCTCGGCGGTGAGCCCGTGGCGTACGGCGACGGTCTGATGGAACGCGTGCGGGGGCTGGCTCCCGAGGGCGTGAACGTCGCCTTCGACACGGTCGGCGGCGACGCGCTGAAGGCGTCCGCCAATCTGCTGGCCCCCGAGGGCCGCCTGGTGTCGATCGCCGACCCGGACGTCGTGGACTACGGCGGCCGCTACTACTTCGTGCGCCCCGACGCCGGGGACCTGCTGCGGCTGTCCGAGCTGGCGGAGCAGGGCGTGGTGAGCGTCCATGTCTCCGAGACGTTTCCGCTGGAGCGGGCGGCCGATGCCCACCGGCTGAACCAGGAGGGCCGCACCCGGGGCAAGATCGTGGTCACCGTGGACTGGGACACGGAGGAGGCGTCGGCGCCGGACGGGCTGTGGCAGGAGCGCGAGCAGGCGGAATAG
- a CDS encoding DUF202 domain-containing protein: protein MSASAAEPVRDPGLQPERTRLAWRRTTLAGTVAAVLAMKTALHGGVSVAGGLVSALCCGLWLGFLALAHRRIRDLSSSPRPAALAPRHATATVLITVALAACGAALLF from the coding sequence ATGAGCGCCTCCGCGGCGGAGCCCGTCCGGGACCCGGGACTCCAGCCCGAGCGAACACGCCTCGCGTGGCGCCGTACGACGCTGGCCGGCACCGTCGCCGCCGTGCTCGCGATGAAGACCGCGCTGCACGGCGGGGTCTCGGTGGCCGGGGGCCTCGTCAGCGCCCTGTGCTGCGGGCTGTGGCTGGGCTTCCTGGCACTCGCGCACCGGCGCATCCGCGACCTCTCCTCGTCGCCCCGGCCGGCCGCGCTGGCTCCCCGGCACGCCACGGCGACCGTACTGATCACGGTGGCCCTGGCCGCGTGCGGGGCGGCGCTGCTGTTCTGA
- a CDS encoding YidH family protein: protein MSEFVRNVRLWFAPQEVRQEGGTPDYRFSLANERTFLAWLRTALALIGGGFAVDQFLPDLRWGWRVGLALALLAAGVLCSLRAVNHWVRCERAMRRGEDLPVSRFPAVLSLVVAVVAVAMVVVVLVGWEG from the coding sequence GTGAGCGAGTTCGTGCGAAACGTCCGGCTGTGGTTCGCGCCGCAGGAGGTGCGCCAGGAAGGCGGCACCCCCGACTACCGATTCTCGCTGGCGAACGAGCGCACCTTCCTGGCCTGGCTGCGCACCGCGCTCGCCCTCATCGGCGGCGGCTTCGCCGTCGACCAGTTCCTGCCGGACCTGCGCTGGGGCTGGCGCGTCGGCCTGGCGCTCGCGCTGCTCGCGGCCGGCGTGCTGTGCTCGCTGCGCGCGGTCAATCACTGGGTGCGCTGCGAGCGGGCGATGCGCCGGGGCGAGGACCTGCCGGTGTCGCGGTTCCCGGCGGTGCTGAGCCTGGTGGTCGCGGTCGTGGCGGTGGCGATGGTGGTCGTCGTGCTCGTCGGGTGGGAGGGATGA
- a CDS encoding NUDIX domain-containing protein, whose amino-acid sequence MSSADEILDIVDEQDRVIGRSPRGEAYAKGLRHRCVFIEARDAEGRLFVHRRTPTKLVFPSRYDMFVGGVVGAGESYDEAALREAEEELGVNGLPRPTLLFKFLYDNGAGQTWWSAVYEVRCELPVNPQVEEVAWYDFLPEDEVERRLTDWPWVPDGLAAYERLKALRAAR is encoded by the coding sequence ATGAGCTCTGCTGACGAGATCCTCGACATCGTCGACGAACAGGACCGGGTCATCGGACGGTCCCCGCGCGGCGAGGCCTACGCCAAGGGGCTGCGCCACCGCTGCGTCTTCATCGAGGCACGGGACGCGGAGGGCCGCCTCTTCGTGCACCGCCGCACCCCCACCAAGCTGGTGTTCCCCTCGCGGTACGACATGTTCGTGGGCGGGGTGGTCGGCGCGGGCGAGTCGTACGACGAGGCCGCCCTGCGCGAGGCCGAGGAGGAACTCGGGGTGAACGGGCTGCCCCGGCCGACACTGCTCTTCAAGTTCCTGTACGACAACGGTGCCGGGCAGACCTGGTGGTCGGCGGTGTACGAGGTGCGCTGCGAGCTGCCGGTGAACCCTCAGGTGGAGGAGGTCGCCTGGTACGACTTCCTGCCCGAGGACGAGGTGGAGCGGCGACTCACGGACTGGCCGTGGGTGCCGGACGGGCTGGCCGCCTACGAGCGGCTCAAGGCCCTGCGGGCGGCCCGCTGA